The sequence below is a genomic window from Amblyraja radiata isolate CabotCenter1 unplaced genomic scaffold, sAmbRad1.1.pri scaffold_556_ctg1, whole genome shotgun sequence.
aataaataatgggtctttgtcccaaacattatggagggcactgtacatgacaatgataaaccatcAAAAACCAATACCAGATATGTTTGCCTTATTTAAGGAGAATCTAGTTAGTTTTGGCTCTAATTCTGTTCACTGATTCTATGCTACTTTTGTTCAAAGGGAGGGATAGATAATTACAACTCTCTAATTTTTAAAACTAGCGCAACTTTTGTCCTCAGGTGGCAAGTATACGTAAAACTACAATCCTGGATGTCATGCGAAGACTGTTGCAACCAAAGAATGTGATGGTGTCCACTGGCAGAGACAGGCAAACTAACCACTGTTACATTGCCATCCTCAACATTATCCAAGGAGAAGTGGTCCCTACTCAGGTAAGAATATAGATTCAggttagaaccacattaaggaaAGGATGAGTATGgatactctccacatccataaAGGCAACACTCATCCTCCTCTTGGCAAATGACTGAAATATCAGTGGGGGGACACTTTGAGAGTtgtgaccataattctattaaTTTAAAAATAGTTGTGGAAAGAGGGTGCACTAATATATTAAATCTAAATTGGTGAAAGGCTgattttgatggtattagacaggaacttgattGATTGAGAAAGGCTGTTACCAGGTAAATGAAAGTAGGATCAGTTACTGAAAtgtgcaaagaaatggcagatacagtttactcCAAgcaaggtctgatgaagggtctcaatttgaaacgtcacctattccttttctccagagatgcagcctaactgccagcattttgtgtgtatcatcattttttgcaagcaagtTGGTTGAATGTAAAAGAAAAGAATACAGATAATGGCAACACCTTTAATAACATTGACGTGCAGGGATCTCTGGACCCAAATCCATAACCCCCGCACCAAAAGTGGCACCATGAGAggctagagtggtaaagaaggcattggtatgcttgccttcatcggttcaCAGATGACATGAAGACTGGTTATTGAGTTATTGAAGGTGTGAAAGCTAGTCGTGAGATATCGATGGCGATGACATGGGCTGAAAATGGCAGATAGTGTTTAATACAAATTAAtatggtgatgcattttgggagcactaatgAGGTTAGGACACATACCATTAATAGGTCTTGGGGGTACTGAGGAACACTGATACCTGAGATGCAGGTGAGCGATGTCAATAGGAATGCATATGGGAtactgcccttcatcagtcagggcattatatcagtggtgaatctctggaactccctgccacagagggtagtcgaggccagttcattggctatatttaagagggagttagatgtggctcttgtggctaaggggatcagagggtatggagagaaggcaggtacgggatactgagttggatgatcagccatgatcatattgaatggcggtgcaggctcgaagggccgaatggcctactcctgcacctaatttctatgtttctatgtttctatacgtcAGGAGGTGATGCTCTGATTTTACATCCAGTACTCCAGCTGAGCTCTGATTAGTTCTGATCACCACATTAtaggagggtgcagaggagattcaccgggATGTTACCTGGGGTAGTCGATCAGGGTGGGGGTCAGTGCACCTTTTAGTGCTGACCGATTCCTGGGCTGTCAGAGTGGCGATACTGGTTCACAATTAGGAACAGTTacaaggtcggtgggggcgctgcaagccggcagccctgccagcaacgTGTTGGTTTTTTCagcgtttttttattttttagtgtgtcctaatgtgtgtttttggtgtctctctgtgtgtcttgtgtgggggggtaagggggaaaccattttggtcgcctcctccacggagaggcgactttttccatgtcgcctcccccgtggcctaacatcgaggatcagtgcggcctttcccggagacgtgcccgtggcttcagcggcgggcgcagcgcggactctcatCGAGGATCGGGTGAGCCCTCACCGGGGCTTgccagaggggagcgctccgtttactggcctgcggcagcctgaagccgtggtctgcgtaGCTCCAGCTGGCGGgcagtccgcagcctgggatcccttgttggggacccgggaggagaagaagctccgaccgccggcccacgGCCTACTTCTACTGccagcgcggcggggacttaccatcagcagcggggtccctcgccggggatccctggagaggagctctgaccgccggccctgcggtctgtggtgcttctggctgcagcacggcggggactttaaatcttcgaccgctagCCTGcgacctacaccaacctgaagccgctgtctcaggtggggaagcaccgattcaggccttacctggactttatctggactttaACTTGTCTAAacctctggacgcccgcagcgatggctgcggGGGTTGAGGTaccgaccacgggggggaaatggaggaggaccggccaaatgttatgccttccaccacagtgatgaatgctgtggtggatgtttgtgttaaatttttaattgtgtttttgtgttttcttttttttattgtactgctgttggcaaattcatttcatttgcactttatgtgcaagtgacgattacaactgatattgatattgaggtAGTGGTGATCAATTAGTTTCCTTATATGTAGAGGTAAAAACATCTGTAGAAAAGAGTAGGAATTTTTTCTGATGCCTAGGCAATAATCATCAACTAACAGCAACAAGATGTTTCTCATCGTCTCGTGTCTGGTATTTACTGCACTGTAATTGCTTGTCACTAAGTAAGAGCAATCTAAAGAAAAgggcgtaagaaagaactgcagatactggtttaaattgaaggaggacacaaaatgctggagtaactcagcgggtgaatcagcatctctggagagaaggaatgggcgaagattcgagtcgagacccttcttcaacagatGCAaaaggatgacacgaagctggggggcagtgttagctgtgaggaggatgctaggaggctgcaaggtgacttggataggctgggtgagtgggcaaatgcatggcagatgcagtataatgtggataaatgtgaggttatccactttggtagcaaaaacaggaaagtagactattatctgaatggtggccgattaggaaaaggggagatgcaacgagacctgggtgtcatggtacaccagtcattgaaagtaggcatgcaggtgcagcaggcagagaataaagcaaatggtatgttaacattcatagcaaaaggatttgagtatgagcagggaggttctactgcagttgtacagggtcttggtgagaccacacctggagtattgcgtacagttttggtctcctaatctgaggaaagacattgattggattcaatttattgtcattgcacttttcagtgcaacaaaatggtttagcctgcagtcataacatagaataaattacaaacacacaacacagtttaaagtcccaaagtcattgtctcttccctccttgctctccctctgcgctgaggcaatccaagcctccgatgttgtgacccattcttgccatagagggagtacagagaaggttcaccagactgattcctaggatggcaggactttcatatgaagaaagactggatagactcggcttgtacacgctagaatttagaagattgaggagggatcttatagaaacttacaaaattctttaggggttggacaggctagatgcaggaagatttttcccgatgttggggaggtccagaactaggggtcacagtttaaggataagacggaagtcttttaggaccgagattagaaaataattttttacagagagtggtgaatctgtggaattctctgccacagaaggaagttaaggccagttcattggctatatttaagagggagttagatgtggcccttgtggctaaagggatcagggggtatggagagaaggcagggatgggatactgagttggatgatcagccatgatcatatccaatggcggtgcaggctcgaagggcgaatgacctactcctgcacctattttctatgtttctatgttttcactcTAAGCCACGTTCTTTATATAGGTCCATAAAAGTCTGCAAAGAATACGAGAGCGAAAATTGGCCAACTTCATACCGTGGGGACCAGCCAGTATTCAGGTGGCATTGTCACGGAGTCTCCATACCTGCCATCAGCTCACCGTGTCAGTGGGCTTATGATGGCCAATCATACCAGCATCTCCTCAGTAAGTATCAATATCTTTGTGGTTGACACGTGACAGTTCTAATAGTTTGACTCTTATTGTCTGGCAATGAGTGTTTATATTTATGTGATTAAATTGTTGATGTGCAGTGAAAAGTGAAATAAATGACTGAGTGTAAAGAACACTTTATAAACAAATTCTGTTCAACAAGATAGTAGCTGTTGTACCCACTGGTGCATTGGCTGAACTCACTGGTCACTTGCTGTTGGCAGAGCACCATTCCTTGcagtgtgctgccaggggtgaaaAGTCCCAACAAATCAGCCATTCTGGCTTGCTTGACTCGGAATGGCCTTGAAACCTTTGAGGCCCTATCCCCATACTGTACTTTATCATGTATGTATACATTCAAAACAATGTTGACAAGAGTTCTAATCCTGCTGCCTCGAATGAGGGATTTGGTCGTGTTGCTCTTTTCTGGGTATGTCTGTTTCAAGAGACCATGAATGGATTGAATGTACATTCCAGCCAACAAGATTAGAACTGTTGACAAAAGTTTTGGTTGAATGTTATAAAGCACCATATGAAACCTACCCTGTATAAAATATTCAGTGTGAAAACACTGATTCATAGTATACCGGTCAAAGAATATTGAACATCCGAGAATTTAAAAAAGGAGTTTGACATTAAAGGGTTCCACACTAAAACAACTGTGAAACCATTCTGCACCTTAATGTAACATGTGTTTGAGTTTatgggattattaagggttttctcTTCGTCCCACAGTTGTTTGAAAGAACCAGCAGACAGTATGATAAACTCAGAAAAAGAGAAGCGTTCTTAGAACAATTTCGCAAAGAGGACATATTTAAGGAGAGTTTTGATGAACTGGATAATTCCCGGGAGATTGTCCAGCAGTTAATTGATGAATATCACGCTGCAACTCACCCCGACTACATTTCCTGGGGTACACAGTAGCAATGACACAGACTGCTGCTTGCTGAGGGTTTACCGCTGCACATTCCATCATTATATGCTGATAAGTCGACTCTATTAACATTTCTGTTTATTCTTTGTGAAGTGACTAACTGGAATATGGTGAATATGCAGGATAGCCAGGCTTAGACCTGCAGGCTCCTGTGCGAAATGAACATCTTGGCTGAATATCTCCGCCCTGTTCCTTCCCTAGACATGTTTTAAGGAAGATTCCAGGTGACAACTAGTGATGGAGACATTGATCAGAAAGTTTAGTTGTATGACTGTTCGTTCAGGTCAGTGATTCAGCAACATAACTGCACATTTGATTGTCATGTTGGTGTGAGCCTGGAGTCGCCCCAGTGAGTTAGTATATAGTGTGCAGTCAAACCCTTGTGGTAACAGGTCATTGACTATTCCCACAGTTCGGGAAATACTTCCACTCACAACAGTTTATTGTAAAATGAAGCATTTTTGGTAAAAGTCTTTCCCCTTCATTTTAATCCACAATTGGATAGTTTAATTTGTAAATGTACCATTTATTTTAATATGGGATTAGTTTTATAAATGTTGTGCAGTAGTAGTATCTGGCCTTGTACTGGTGGGTGAGCAAGGCATCCATTGCCTGCTATTGTAACTATTTGCCTGCTTGATCACTCGATCAGTAGATGTTGCTTCTCCTGCCATGTCCAACACCTGTCTGCTCACTTAACCAAGCACTCAGATTAGTAAATGCTTCAGGAAATTACAATTCTGCTCATTTAGGCTAACATTGGCTAGTGTTTTACTTTGGTCACCATTTTTTGGGTTTCCGGGTAGTGCTAAAATGTCTTCACACCTACTAATGAAGGTAATTTTAAAGATGATTGGAAAAAAGTTTCAGAAATGTTTAGCTTGTGCTTTCAGTATTGTGTAGTAGCTGGGGACGTGATCTGAAGGTTGTAGAATGCACGATTAACAGACCTGTTTAACAGTTGCTAATAAAATAGTTTTTTTATTGAATGGTAGTTTTTGCATATCCTATAAAATGCACATTATTGTCGTGAATTTCAGTTAGTATCTCACAATTTGTTAATGCTTATTTGATTTCATCTTTGTCCAGCAGCAATAAATGAAAGTTTACTTAAAGGACAGTTAATGTAGCTGATTAATGTTTAGTAATGTCTTAGCATCATAGTGTACCAGTGAGTTAGTTAGTGGGCAATTAGCAGGTGAGTTATACATGAGGGCAAATTGCTGAATCTGGGAGGCAGCTCCACAATTGTCGGCACGTACCAGCTTTTCAGTCTTCAGGGTGGATACAGCAGGAGTGCAGGCCACATGTTCTGCTCTCTGAGATCCTATACACACCAGATATCTCCAGCCTCATCCAGACCACCTGACTCAGCACTTTGCAGGGATAGATGAGACTTGGAAAGTGATCTGGTTCTGTACAAACAGAAATAGTGAATAGTGTACAAACAGAAATATTGAATAGTGtgtagaagggtttcagcctgaaacgttgcctatttccttcgctccatagatgctgctgcacccgctgagtttctccagcatttttgtatacctagtGGATTGGACtgttcctctgtaaattgcccaacaTGATATTGGGGAAttgctgtgtaccttcgattttccagcatctgcagttccttcttgaacaacatgatATTGGGGAATTGCTGTCTTACCTGAGTGGGCTTGTTGCCATAATCTAGATttcttctatgactctaaatcatcTGACTTGAACACTgcttcatacccctgggttgttagttgcccaagcgaaacaagAATGATCCCACTTCTGTATGCTATATGCtatatgctagggacaatttacagtaggcagataacctacaaacctttaccacttaggaatgtgggaagaaaccagtgcacccagatAAAACCTACACGAtcacagaatgtgcaaactccacacagacagcactgatcaaatctgatctctggcactatgaggcagcagctctactactgcACCTCTGTTTTTCAGGTAAAGCAACCTTGCCCTTACATcaccttgtagaaacttacaacattcttaagggattggacaggctagatgcaggaagattgttcccgatattggggaagtccaggacaaggggtcacagtttaaggataagggggaagtcttttaggaccgagatgagaaaaacatttttcacacagagagtggtgaatctgtagaattctctgccacagaaggtagttgaggccagttcattggctatatttaagagggagttagatgtggctcttgtggctaaagtgaccacggggtatggagagaaggcaggtacaggaaactgagttggatgatcagccatgatcatattgaatggcgaatggtgcaggctcgaagggcctactcctgcacctattttcgatgtttctatgtttctatcatattttCTAGGGACTGTGCATTGAGCAGGAGGATAGCtgcgagggagggagtggggttgtATGATGCTTGATGCATACTGGGAGACGACCCAGTAACCATGTTTCCAGGCACAGTCGACACCTCGCCACTAACTCCCGGTGGCCCACACGGACCCTGCGTGTCCtggggcctttgaggaatataaagcaaagaGGGAAGAACTCAGGCGGGCAATTAGAAGAGCCAGGTTTTGCTGTCAAATTAAAGagaatcccaaggctttttatactGACATATAAAATAAGAAGGTAACTCGAGGATAAATATATGAATTTGTGCTTGGTCTTGCGATGTAGGCGAGGCATTAAACAtgcactttgcatctgttttcactaaggagcGGAACATGGAGGACAGTGTGGAGAACACTCGTATGCAAGGGCAATGTGAGTTTAAGAAAGCAGAGGTGTGGGggatcttgaagagcattaacgtGGATGAATCCTCAGGATGTGAGGcaatatcccaggttattgaggcaagagaggagattccgGGAACCTTAACGAATACCgttgcatcttctctagccacagccaAGGTCTGGAGAGAAGCTAATGTTCCTTTATCTAAGTAGGTGAAGTAGAATGAAACAATAGCCGGTGAGCCTCGCGTCAATGGTAGGGAGGATTCtacgggataggatttactctcaCCTGGAAGGGAATGGGTTAATGAGAGACAGTCAGCTTGTCTTTGTATGCAGCATgtcatgtcttacaaacttgaTCAAGGatgtgatcgatgagggtagagTGTGGATGGTAATGCATGATAAAGGTCCACATACtgagctgatccagaagattaagatgcatggggctAACAATGACTTTGTTGTATAGATTcataactggcttactgatagaagacagagggttgtggtggaaataTCATGTTGAGGCTGGAGctctgaccagtggagttccgcagtgatctgctgggacctctgctgtttgtgatatatataaatgacgtgGACATAAAcgcagatgggttggttagtaaatttacAAATTACACCAAGATCTCTGGAGTCGCGGACTGTCTAGAAGGCTGTCAAATTATACCGCGGcacatagatcagctacagaaatggagaTATGTCAGATAgtctaatccgagcaagtgttgcactctgggaggtcaaatgtaaggagaaattatacaattaatggcaagactcttaacagcattgataaacagagagatggatagacttggattgtgttctctggaatgccaggggTTTTATGCGAGACttagtagaagtatataaaattatgagaggcatagataggggagacagaATTCTTTTCCCAGATTTGAAATACCAAATACAAAAGggcatatatttaaggtgagaggggcaaaatttaaaggagactagaccaagtgcagacccgttgggtctgtttccccaacggcgtttgcggggggggggaggtggaagagtggggagggagagtggagggggggaggtggaagagtggggagggaggaggggaggggtagggggagtgatggaagagggacagaggggtaggaggaaggtagcgggaggagagagggaaggggatggggtagagagggaaggggggggggggagagggaggggtggcagaggaagatgggtgaggagagggaaacatagaccctctgatccccttagccacaagggccacatctaactccctcttaaatatagccaatgaactggcctcgactaccctctgtggcagagttccagagattcaccactctgtgtgaaaaaagttcttctcatctcggttttaaaggatttccccctgatccttaagctgtgaccccttgtcttggacttccccaac
It includes:
- the LOC116970136 gene encoding tubulin gamma-1 chain-like, whose protein sequence is MSASTTTLRYPGYMNNDLIGLIASLIPTPRLHFLMTGYTPLTTDQSVASIRKTTILDVMRRLLQPKNVMVSTGRDRQTNHCYIAILNIIQGEVVPTQVHKSLQRIRERKLANFIPWGPASIQVALSRSLHTCHQLTVSLFERTSRQYDKLRKREAFLEQFRKEDIFKESFDELDNSREIVQQLIDEYHAATHPDYISWVTNWNMVNMQDSQA